In one Pseudodesulfovibrio tunisiensis genomic region, the following are encoded:
- a CDS encoding motility protein A, producing MNKKNLIGVIVCLAVFAASFLLSGAAGAYWNLVAFLVVGSGITAAALISYPLERVKNAFRVARNAYATEPVTSEEIVRTLLDLSVKSKVDGILSLERRQETATSSFLKNGLILLVDNYKEEEIRDYLSTEMAFFNLRRQQSERIFHTLARMAPAFGVAGSVIGLIGLLMGINDTTVILRNIPVAFISTLYGLVLSNLFFAPVAENINFRTRAELLNQKLVLEGIVAISKEQNSYKLERKLASFLSPAEREGNTEALRQITRKYVNRKRQPPEVRTDEAEEKSLLAESSEAA from the coding sequence ATGAACAAGAAGAATCTCATCGGCGTGATAGTCTGTCTGGCTGTTTTTGCGGCCAGTTTTCTGCTTAGCGGCGCAGCCGGTGCATATTGGAACCTCGTGGCGTTTCTGGTTGTCGGCTCCGGCATTACGGCCGCCGCACTGATCAGTTATCCGCTGGAGCGGGTGAAAAACGCGTTTCGTGTGGCGCGGAATGCCTATGCCACGGAACCCGTGACCTCCGAGGAAATAGTCCGCACGTTGCTTGACCTTTCCGTAAAGAGCAAGGTGGACGGCATTCTTTCGCTTGAACGGCGTCAGGAAACCGCCACAAGCTCGTTTTTGAAAAATGGTTTGATACTTCTGGTGGACAATTACAAGGAAGAGGAAATCCGGGATTACCTGAGCACGGAAATGGCATTTTTCAATCTCAGGCGGCAGCAGAGCGAGCGCATTTTTCATACCTTGGCGCGCATGGCTCCGGCCTTTGGCGTGGCGGGCAGCGTGATCGGTCTTATCGGTCTGCTCATGGGCATCAACGATACCACCGTGATTCTCAGGAACATTCCCGTGGCCTTCATTTCCACATTGTACGGACTGGTGCTCAGCAATCTGTTTTTTGCACCCGTGGCTGAAAACATCAATTTCAGAACTCGGGCCGAACTGCTGAATCAGAAACTCGTGCTGGAGGGCATCGTTGCCATCAGCAAGGAGCAGAATTCCTACAAGCTGGAGCGCAAGCTCGCTTCGTTTCTGAGTCCTGCCGAACGCGAGGGCAATACCGAAGCCCTGCGGCAGATTACCCGGAAATACGTGAATCGGAAAAGGCAGCCGCCTGAAGTGCGAACGGATGAGGCGGAGGAAAAGAGCCTGCTTGCCGAAAGCAGTGAAGCCGCATGA
- a CDS encoding glucokinase, with translation MPKILAADIGGTNSRFAIFETDGNGRLDIAESLWLKTHEAESFDQLLGQLRDNGFPICPGEYDSAALAVAGAVWHGVLCRKPPNMPFSIDLRETDLGVERACLVNDFCAQAYACRTSAVDEAVVLQDGEHDDLGVIGVIGAGTGLGYSGLIRGETRWTALASEGGHMAFPFVGKEEAEYAEFNRRESGRCWPEGDTVVTGLGLQLVHRFLTGENLEPQEVAARLAPDCETTKWFARFYGRACRDWAIGLMAHGGMYIAGGVAARNPILVQSPEFLKEFHNTHVYGDFLRSVPVKLNANEESGLFGAAFYGMQLLG, from the coding sequence GTGCCGAAAATTCTGGCTGCGGACATCGGCGGCACCAACAGCCGATTCGCCATTTTTGAAACCGACGGAAACGGGCGGCTCGACATTGCCGAATCCCTGTGGCTCAAGACGCATGAGGCGGAATCCTTTGATCAGCTTCTGGGACAATTGCGGGACAACGGTTTCCCGATTTGTCCGGGAGAATACGACAGCGCGGCCCTTGCCGTGGCCGGAGCTGTCTGGCACGGCGTACTCTGCCGCAAGCCGCCCAACATGCCGTTTTCCATAGACCTGCGTGAAACCGATCTGGGCGTGGAGCGAGCCTGTCTGGTCAATGATTTCTGCGCACAGGCATATGCCTGCCGAACTTCTGCCGTGGATGAGGCCGTGGTGCTTCAGGATGGCGAACACGATGACCTTGGCGTCATCGGGGTGATCGGCGCAGGCACCGGGCTGGGCTATTCCGGTCTGATCCGAGGAGAAACCCGCTGGACCGCGCTTGCCTCCGAAGGTGGGCACATGGCCTTCCCCTTTGTTGGCAAGGAAGAGGCCGAGTACGCGGAGTTCAATCGTCGCGAATCCGGACGCTGCTGGCCCGAGGGAGATACGGTCGTCACCGGGCTGGGCCTGCAACTGGTGCATCGTTTTCTGACCGGAGAGAATCTGGAGCCGCAGGAGGTTGCGGCCAGACTTGCGCCGGATTGCGAAACCACGAAATGGTTTGCCCGATTCTACGGCAGGGCCTGCCGGGATTGGGCCATCGGGCTGATGGCCCATGGCGGCATGTACATTGCCGGCGGCGTGGCGGCCAGAAATCCGATTCTGGTACAATCTCCCGAATTCCTGAAGGAGTTTCACAATACGCATGTCTACGGGGATTTTCTGCGTTCCGTGCCCGTGAAGCTCAATGCCAATGAGGAAAGCGGATTGTTCGGAGCCGCGTTCTACGGCATGCAGTTGCTGGGGTAG
- a CDS encoding TVP38/TMEM64 family protein, with the protein MLIGSILALVAAYFVFDLGQYFSLEHLKASRGRLLESHAQHRFAFIAGYFLLYVAMTALALPVAGILTLAGGALFGFWTGAIVVSFASSMGAAIAFVVARFLLRDWVQNRFGERLRKVNQGIERDGAFYLFTIRLIPVFPFFVVNTVMALTPLRLRTYYWVSQVGMLPATLVFVNAGRELGRLESLSGILSPGFLFSFALLGLFPLTMRKGLEWFRKKRGTHGDV; encoded by the coding sequence TTGCTGATAGGGAGCATCCTTGCCCTTGTTGCCGCATATTTCGTGTTTGATCTTGGTCAGTATTTTTCTCTGGAACATCTCAAGGCGTCTCGCGGGCGACTTCTGGAATCCCACGCTCAGCATCGATTCGCGTTCATTGCCGGGTATTTTCTGCTGTATGTCGCGATGACAGCTCTGGCATTGCCTGTTGCCGGAATTCTGACTCTGGCTGGTGGCGCACTGTTCGGATTCTGGACAGGGGCGATCGTGGTTTCCTTTGCCAGCAGCATGGGCGCCGCGATTGCCTTTGTCGTTGCCCGGTTTCTGTTGCGGGACTGGGTGCAGAATCGTTTCGGCGAGCGGCTTCGCAAGGTGAATCAGGGGATCGAGCGGGATGGTGCGTTCTATCTGTTCACGATTCGTCTCATTCCGGTTTTTCCGTTTTTCGTGGTCAATACGGTCATGGCCCTGACTCCTCTTCGGTTGAGGACCTATTATTGGGTCTCTCAGGTGGGCATGCTTCCGGCCACGCTGGTGTTCGTGAATGCGGGCAGGGAACTTGGCAGGCTGGAATCCCTTTCCGGCATTCTGTCGCCCGGTTTTCTTTTTTCCTTTGCCTTGCTGGGCCTTTTTCCTCTGACCATGAGAAAAGGGCTGGAATGGTTTCGAAAGAAGCGGGGGACGCATGGCGACGTATGA
- a CDS encoding dihydrolipoyl dehydrogenase family protein: MATYDYDIGIIGGGAAGLTVAAGAAQLGLSTLLVEREPNLGGDCLHHGCVPSKTLIRTASVYHAMRNAGQYGLPEAAVPPVDFRTVARHIRGVIGSIQAHDSEERFCGLGARVLFGEAEFEDEHVVRCDGKRISARFWVLATGSSPAIPSFSGLDGVDCLTNRNLFDLKELPASMLILGGGPVGCEMAQAFQRLGCQIAVVQRGPRILKNDDADMVRVVMDAMKREGVRFELNATPRSVRKRNGRYELECERDGETFVLNADALLVATGRTPNVAGLRLKNAGVECGPRGIVVDERLRTSQKHIFAAGDVLGKYLFTHAAGYEGGIVISNAVFRLPRKVDYTWMPWCTYTEPELASIGMNEERASRAGVEHVVWEEPFSANDRALAEGQSEGRIKLVLDRREKPLGVQIAGPHAGEVMGEWISALNAGTGLSTLASAVHPYPTVCEINKRVAGRVLASKLFSDKVKKALGFLFDYKGRACTLD, translated from the coding sequence ATGGCGACGTATGATTATGATATCGGCATCATCGGTGGGGGCGCGGCCGGGTTGACCGTGGCTGCGGGGGCCGCCCAGCTCGGACTTTCCACATTGCTTGTCGAGCGGGAGCCCAATCTCGGCGGGGATTGCCTGCACCATGGATGCGTGCCGAGCAAGACGTTGATCAGGACCGCTTCGGTGTACCATGCCATGCGCAACGCCGGGCAATACGGTTTGCCCGAAGCTGCCGTGCCGCCCGTGGATTTTCGGACTGTCGCCCGGCACATACGCGGAGTGATCGGCTCCATTCAGGCGCATGATTCCGAAGAGCGGTTCTGCGGTCTTGGTGCCAGAGTTTTGTTCGGTGAAGCCGAATTCGAGGATGAACATGTCGTGCGTTGCGACGGCAAACGGATTTCCGCAAGATTCTGGGTACTGGCGACCGGTTCCTCTCCAGCCATTCCGTCCTTTTCTGGTCTGGACGGGGTCGATTGTCTGACCAACAGGAATTTGTTCGATTTGAAGGAATTGCCCGCTTCCATGCTGATTCTTGGCGGCGGGCCAGTGGGATGCGAAATGGCGCAGGCTTTTCAGCGCCTCGGGTGCCAGATTGCCGTGGTGCAGCGAGGCCCTCGGATTTTGAAGAATGATGATGCGGACATGGTTCGCGTGGTCATGGACGCCATGAAGCGCGAGGGCGTGCGGTTCGAACTGAATGCGACTCCCCGAAGCGTGCGCAAGAGGAATGGTCGCTACGAACTGGAATGTGAACGGGACGGGGAAACATTTGTCCTGAATGCGGATGCGCTTCTTGTCGCGACCGGAAGAACGCCCAATGTTGCGGGCTTGCGACTGAAAAACGCCGGAGTGGAATGCGGACCGCGCGGCATTGTCGTGGATGAACGGCTGAGGACTTCGCAGAAACACATTTTCGCGGCCGGGGATGTTCTCGGCAAGTATCTTTTCACGCATGCCGCCGGATACGAGGGAGGCATCGTCATTTCCAACGCCGTGTTTCGACTTCCCCGAAAGGTGGATTACACGTGGATGCCTTGGTGCACCTATACTGAACCGGAACTGGCGAGCATCGGCATGAACGAGGAGCGCGCCTCCCGGGCCGGAGTGGAGCATGTGGTGTGGGAGGAGCCCTTCTCCGCCAATGATCGTGCTCTTGCCGAAGGGCAGTCCGAAGGCAGGATCAAGCTGGTTCTCGATCGGCGGGAAAAGCCGCTTGGCGTGCAGATTGCGGGGCCGCACGCCGGGGAGGTCATGGGAGAATGGATCAGTGCACTCAATGCCGGCACCGGGCTTTCCACGTTGGCTTCCGCTGTGCATCCGTATCCCACGGTCTGCGAGATCAACAAGCGGGTGGCGGGCAGAGTGCTTGCGTCAAAACTGTTTTCCGACAAGGTGAAGAAGGCATTGGGGTTCCTTTTCGATTACAAGGGGCGGGCCTGTACCCTTGATTAA
- the gpt gene encoding xanthine phosphoribosyltransferase encodes MFPVSWEQLHRDCRALSWRLVEKGPWKGIVAITRGGMVPAAIIARELDIHLIDTICLSSYDWQSQGSATILKQVENNGEGWLLIDDLVDTGKTAQIARDMVPGAHFATVYAKPEGRPKVDTFITEVSQDTWILFPWDAEPQPVQPIIQVNS; translated from the coding sequence ATGTTCCCGGTCTCCTGGGAACAGTTGCATCGAGACTGCAGGGCGCTTTCCTGGCGTCTTGTGGAAAAAGGACCCTGGAAGGGCATTGTCGCCATCACGCGCGGGGGCATGGTTCCTGCCGCGATCATTGCCAGGGAACTGGATATCCATCTCATCGACACCATCTGTCTTTCCAGCTACGACTGGCAGAGCCAGGGCAGTGCCACGATCCTCAAGCAGGTGGAGAACAACGGGGAAGGGTGGCTGCTCATCGATGACCTCGTGGATACCGGCAAAACGGCCCAGATCGCCCGGGACATGGTGCCTGGTGCGCATTTTGCCACGGTGTATGCCAAGCCCGAAGGGCGCCCCAAGGTCGACACCTTCATTACCGAGGTCAGTCAGGATACCTGGATTCTGTTTCCCTGGGACGCGGAACCTCAGCCGGTACAGCCCATCATCCAGGTGAACAGCTAG
- a CDS encoding BMP family ABC transporter substrate-binding protein, translating into MKKVMRLLTVFAACSALMFSLFACSNEAPEKKAAEEPRKAETPAEEVKTVKAGFVYVSPIGDAGYSYAHDQGRKAVDALDWATTAFVESVPEGADSERVIRNMAQKGFDVIFATSFGYMDPMIKVAKEFPDTKFMHCSGFKKSANMSNYFGRIYQARYLTGMVAGAMTKSGKIGYAAAFPIPEVIRGINAFTRGVRETNPGAEVRVVWTKTWYDPALEKDAAKSLLDAGCDVIAQHQDSPAPQEAAQEAGAYCIGYNSDMSSFAPKAHLTAAIWSWAPKYVETVEAVRNGTWEGNQSTWWGIDTGVVDIAPYGPMVPEDVKQVVDARKAELMKGDDLVFAGPVKDQNGEVKIPEGQTPTDEELLGMDWFVEGVVGTTK; encoded by the coding sequence ATGAAAAAGGTAATGAGACTGCTCACAGTGTTTGCCGCATGCTCGGCGTTGATGTTCTCGCTCTTTGCCTGCAGCAACGAGGCTCCGGAAAAGAAAGCTGCTGAAGAGCCCAGGAAGGCCGAGACCCCGGCCGAGGAAGTCAAGACCGTCAAGGCCGGATTCGTCTACGTTTCCCCCATTGGCGACGCGGGCTACTCCTATGCTCATGATCAGGGCCGCAAGGCCGTGGATGCCCTTGACTGGGCGACCACCGCTTTTGTCGAGTCCGTGCCCGAAGGTGCCGACTCCGAACGCGTCATCCGCAACATGGCCCAGAAGGGTTTCGATGTGATTTTCGCCACCAGCTTCGGCTACATGGATCCCATGATCAAGGTGGCCAAGGAATTTCCCGATACCAAGTTCATGCACTGCTCCGGCTTCAAGAAGAGCGCGAACATGAGCAACTACTTCGGCCGCATCTATCAGGCCCGGTATCTGACCGGCATGGTGGCCGGAGCCATGACCAAGAGCGGCAAGATCGGTTATGCCGCTGCCTTCCCGATTCCCGAAGTCATTCGTGGCATCAACGCCTTCACCCGCGGTGTGCGCGAGACCAATCCCGGCGCGGAAGTGCGCGTTGTCTGGACCAAGACCTGGTACGATCCGGCTCTGGAAAAGGACGCCGCCAAGAGCCTGCTTGATGCCGGTTGTGACGTGATCGCCCAGCATCAGGACTCTCCGGCTCCGCAGGAAGCCGCGCAGGAAGCGGGTGCCTACTGCATCGGCTACAACTCCGACATGTCCTCCTTCGCCCCCAAGGCGCATCTGACCGCCGCCATCTGGAGCTGGGCTCCCAAGTATGTCGAGACTGTCGAGGCCGTGCGCAACGGCACCTGGGAAGGCAACCAGTCCACGTGGTGGGGCATTGATACCGGCGTTGTGGATATCGCTCCCTACGGCCCCATGGTTCCCGAGGACGTGAAGCAGGTTGTCGACGCCAGGAAGGCCGAACTCATGAAGGGCGACGATCTCGTTTTTGCCGGTCCGGTCAAGGATCAGAACGGCGAAGTCAAGATTCCCGAAGGCCAGACCCCGACCGATGAAGAGCTTCTCGGTATGGACTGGTTTGTTGAAGGCGTTGTCGGTACCACCAAATAA
- a CDS encoding ABC transporter permease, whose protein sequence is MTEFIVLLLAATVQSGTPILYATLGEIMTEKGGVLNLGVEGMMSVAALAAFWFSMATGSPWIGFLAGGVAGMLMGGLHAFVCVTCLGNQVVSGLALTILGLGITNFLGVPYVGLPAPGFYPFELPVLSSIPLLGDIFFKHDALVYISFIIPFIFWFFFKRTSMGMHVTATGEMPAAAAAVGLKPIRLRYFAVMCGGFLIGLGGAYLSLAYTHLWTNGLSGGRGWIAVALVIFAFWRPGRAVAGAYLFGGVMAFQLRLQAMGTHLPSSLLLMLPYALTILVLIFSAWRGSRIDAPAALGTNIEPEG, encoded by the coding sequence ATGACAGAATTCATCGTATTGCTGCTTGCTGCCACGGTGCAGTCCGGCACCCCGATTCTCTATGCCACCCTGGGCGAGATCATGACCGAGAAGGGCGGTGTGCTCAACCTCGGCGTGGAAGGCATGATGAGCGTGGCCGCACTGGCCGCGTTCTGGTTCAGCATGGCCACGGGATCACCCTGGATCGGTTTTCTGGCCGGAGGCGTTGCCGGGATGCTCATGGGCGGCCTGCATGCCTTCGTGTGCGTTACCTGCCTCGGCAATCAGGTCGTGTCCGGCCTTGCCCTGACCATTCTGGGACTGGGCATCACCAACTTTCTCGGCGTGCCCTATGTCGGGCTGCCCGCTCCGGGATTCTATCCTTTCGAGCTGCCCGTGCTGTCCTCCATACCGCTTCTCGGGGACATCTTCTTCAAGCATGACGCGCTGGTGTACATCTCCTTCATCATCCCGTTCATTTTCTGGTTCTTCTTCAAGCGGACCAGCATGGGCATGCATGTGACCGCCACCGGAGAAATGCCGGCCGCGGCCGCTGCGGTTGGACTCAAGCCCATCCGGCTTCGCTATTTCGCGGTCATGTGCGGCGGATTCCTCATCGGCCTCGGCGGCGCGTATCTTTCCCTTGCCTACACGCACTTGTGGACCAATGGTCTGTCCGGCGGTCGCGGTTGGATCGCCGTTGCTCTGGTCATTTTCGCGTTCTGGCGGCCCGGCCGTGCCGTGGCCGGTGCCTATCTGTTCGGCGGAGTCATGGCGTTTCAGCTTCGACTTCAGGCCATGGGAACGCATCTGCCGTCCTCCCTGCTGCTGATGCTGCCGTACGCCCTGACCATTCTTGTCCTGATTTTTTCGGCCTGGCGCGGGAGCCGCATTGATGCCCCGGCCGCCCTTGGCACCAACATCGAGCCGGAGGGATAG
- a CDS encoding ABC transporter ATP-binding protein yields MSELSFVRPEQVRALPEGTRPLVSLKGITKRFGKVIANDSINLNIYPGRIKALLGENGAGKSTMMSMLAGRYKPDEGVIEVDDKPVNFTSSRDAIEAGIGMVYQHFMLVESMTVAENVLLGQEGGVFIKPKEMRKTVADLAVKYGLDIDPAARVCDLSMGEKQRVEILKLLYRESRILIFDEPTAVLTPDEASRLFDALWLMSEQGKAIVFISHKLEEVIALADEIAILRRGRIEGELDPSVIESKADLASRMVGKEVLLEVDREPMDPGQTVLEIRSMTGLGLHEVTLDVRRGEVLAIVGVAGNGQKALVEAVTGMRKPPVDTVFIMGHPWRKFFAESTWNRSMCYVPEDRLGLASLRNENLVDNLLLTTRKGFAKGPWLDKKRAARNAESLIEEYDIRPGNIHALAWQLSGGNLQKAVLARELYREPRLLVAEQPTQGLDISATEEVWKRLLEARKMAGILLVTGDLNEALQLADRIAVIYRGRILGMLPTSDDDTPGKIGPLMAGVVSE; encoded by the coding sequence ATGTCGGAATTGAGTTTTGTTCGCCCGGAACAGGTCCGGGCCCTGCCCGAGGGGACCAGACCGCTGGTCAGTCTCAAGGGAATCACCAAGCGATTCGGCAAGGTGATTGCCAATGACTCCATCAATCTGAACATCTATCCCGGCCGCATCAAGGCTCTGCTCGGCGAAAACGGCGCAGGCAAGTCCACCATGATGAGCATGCTGGCCGGGCGGTACAAGCCTGATGAAGGCGTGATCGAAGTGGATGACAAGCCTGTCAACTTCACGTCTTCGCGTGATGCCATCGAGGCTGGAATCGGCATGGTCTACCAGCATTTCATGCTGGTCGAGTCCATGACCGTGGCCGAGAACGTGCTGCTCGGACAGGAAGGCGGAGTTTTCATCAAGCCGAAGGAGATGCGCAAGACCGTGGCCGATCTGGCCGTGAAATACGGTCTGGACATTGATCCCGCAGCCCGTGTCTGCGATCTTTCCATGGGGGAGAAGCAGCGCGTGGAGATTCTCAAGCTCCTGTATCGCGAGAGTCGCATTCTGATTTTTGACGAACCAACGGCCGTGCTCACCCCGGACGAGGCTTCCCGGCTCTTTGACGCGCTGTGGCTGATGTCCGAACAGGGCAAGGCCATCGTGTTCATCAGCCACAAGCTGGAAGAGGTCATTGCGCTGGCTGACGAAATCGCCATACTCAGGCGCGGCAGGATCGAAGGGGAGCTTGATCCTTCCGTTATCGAGTCCAAGGCCGACCTTGCCTCGCGCATGGTGGGCAAGGAAGTGCTGCTGGAGGTGGACCGTGAGCCCATGGATCCCGGCCAGACCGTTCTGGAAATCCGCAGCATGACGGGTCTGGGCCTGCACGAAGTGACGCTGGATGTGCGTCGCGGCGAGGTGCTCGCCATCGTCGGTGTTGCGGGCAATGGGCAGAAAGCCCTTGTCGAAGCGGTCACGGGCATGCGAAAGCCTCCTGTGGACACCGTGTTCATCATGGGGCACCCGTGGCGAAAGTTTTTTGCGGAATCCACCTGGAACAGGTCCATGTGCTACGTGCCCGAGGACCGGCTCGGCCTGGCTTCGCTCAGGAACGAGAATCTGGTGGACAACCTGCTGCTGACCACGCGCAAGGGGTTTGCCAAGGGACCATGGCTCGACAAGAAGCGTGCGGCTCGCAATGCCGAATCGCTTATCGAGGAATACGATATCAGGCCGGGCAACATTCATGCTCTGGCCTGGCAGCTTTCGGGCGGCAATCTGCAAAAGGCCGTGCTTGCCCGCGAACTTTACCGTGAACCGCGTTTGCTGGTCGCTGAACAGCCCACTCAGGGACTGGACATATCAGCAACCGAGGAAGTCTGGAAACGGCTTCTGGAAGCGCGAAAAATGGCCGGTATCCTGTTGGTCACGGGCGACCTGAACGAGGCGCTCCAACTGGCGGACCGCATCGCCGTGATCTACCGGGGCCGGATTTTGGGAATGCTGCCTACGAGTGATGACGACACCCCGGGCAAGATCGGCCCGCTCATGGCAGGAGTCGTGTCCGAGTAG
- a CDS encoding basic amino acid ABC transporter substrate-binding protein has protein sequence MKRNVFKLVTLLAAATLMVAFVGNAFAGSAWEKIKEKGVMTIGNSPDYPPFEFIGDTGERTGFDIDLMDALSKEMGIEVRWMTMDFAAIVTAVQSGQADIGMSGMSVSEERRQQVDFSDPYVASGQVIVTLPDSPVKSAEDLKGKKIAVQLGTTGEQQADKIEGATVVRPETYNIAFMMLKNKAADAVIADLSVADEYAKQGMFQRAGEPLSLEEFAIITKKGNSDLLEALNNALKAVKASGKYDEIVKKWNL, from the coding sequence ATGAAACGGAATGTGTTCAAGTTGGTTACGCTCCTGGCTGCGGCCACTCTGATGGTCGCCTTTGTGGGTAATGCCTTTGCCGGTTCCGCTTGGGAAAAAATCAAGGAAAAGGGCGTGATGACCATTGGCAACAGCCCTGATTATCCCCCGTTCGAATTCATCGGCGATACTGGTGAGCGCACCGGTTTCGATATCGATCTGATGGACGCCCTGTCCAAGGAAATGGGCATCGAGGTTCGCTGGATGACCATGGACTTTGCCGCCATCGTTACCGCCGTGCAGAGCGGTCAGGCCGATATCGGCATGTCCGGCATGAGCGTTTCCGAAGAACGCCGCCAGCAGGTTGATTTTTCCGATCCCTATGTGGCCAGCGGTCAGGTCATCGTGACCCTGCCCGATTCCCCGGTCAAGAGTGCCGAAGACCTGAAGGGCAAGAAGATTGCGGTTCAGCTCGGCACCACCGGCGAACAGCAGGCCGACAAGATCGAAGGCGCTACCGTCGTGCGTCCCGAGACCTACAACATTGCTTTCATGATGCTGAAGAACAAGGCTGCGGATGCGGTCATCGCCGATCTGTCCGTTGCCGACGAATACGCCAAGCAGGGCATGTTCCAGCGTGCTGGCGAGCCGCTTTCCCTCGAGGAATTCGCCATCATCACCAAGAAGGGCAACAGCGACCTGCTTGAAGCGTTGAACAACGCCCTGAAGGCCGTGAAGGCCAGCGGCAAGTACGACGAAATCGTCAAGAAGTGGAACCTGTAA
- a CDS encoding amino acid ABC transporter permease, with the protein MDFALVFKHYQMILDGAVASLMVTFGALSLGLVLGTVAGTCRISRRFAVRVAADTYIQIIRGTPMLLQIYFFYFGIPQIYMMLTGDGLSPNPFLLGSIALGINSGAYNAEIVRAGIQSINPGQMEAARCSGLTHFQAMVFVILPQALKRMIPPFGNELVVLLKDSSLLSIIGVAELMFSAKVLGAKYYTYVPFLVGVGCIYLVMTFTFSRFFNYLEVRMATGKNREKGGPAVLDLG; encoded by the coding sequence GTGGATTTCGCCCTTGTATTCAAACATTACCAGATGATTCTCGACGGTGCGGTTGCCTCTCTCATGGTGACTTTCGGCGCGCTGTCCCTGGGACTCGTGCTCGGGACCGTCGCGGGAACGTGCCGCATCAGCCGGAGGTTCGCGGTCCGCGTCGCAGCCGATACCTACATCCAGATCATTCGCGGCACTCCCATGCTGCTGCAGATTTATTTCTTCTATTTCGGCATCCCGCAGATTTACATGATGCTGACAGGTGATGGACTTTCCCCGAACCCGTTTCTGCTCGGCAGCATCGCGCTGGGCATCAACAGCGGTGCCTACAATGCGGAGATCGTCCGAGCCGGGATTCAGTCCATCAACCCGGGGCAGATGGAAGCCGCACGATGTTCCGGTCTGACCCATTTTCAGGCCATGGTCTTCGTGATTCTGCCGCAGGCCCTGAAGCGCATGATCCCGCCGTTCGGCAACGAGCTGGTGGTCCTGCTCAAGGACTCCTCCCTGCTGTCCATCATCGGCGTGGCCGAACTCATGTTCTCTGCCAAGGTGCTGGGCGCCAAGTATTACACCTATGTGCCGTTCCTCGTTGGCGTAGGTTGCATCTATCTGGTCATGACCTTCACTTTCTCCCGCTTCTTCAACTATCTGGAAGTCAGGATGGCGACCGGAAAGAATCGGGAAAAGGGCGGACCGGCTGTGCTCGATCTCGGCTGA